From one Bradyrhizobium sp. Ash2021 genomic stretch:
- a CDS encoding CHAT domain-containing tetratricopeptide repeat protein produces MKPRNRLPLVLWLALIASTGFSAPSSAQKGETAALSAKIAELSRAGKYAEATTLAQHQLETLEKTRGPLDRDVAGALNNLADLYGHQGRDAEAEPLLKRSIAILEQAAGLDSSAMAPELNNLAALYQRQERYAEAEPLFKRALTLREKSLPQNHPDVGQSLNNLATLYEKQGRHADSEPLFRRALGIYEKAAGPEHPAVATLLNNLGQVDKAQGRYAEAEPLIKRSLAIREKVLGRDHPDVARSLNNLADFYERQSRYADAEPLYQRAVAIRQSALGADHPDLAMSLNNMASLYQAEGRTADALPIVEQTIGNGRTQPRVALAVLLSAQRQQLMPAEKALDDALNAVQRGTQSSAASAVNKLAVRLAAGTDRLAQLVRRDQDLAAEAEMLDKAIIASVSKERSKRDAAAEQRSRERLAAVSAERAGLQKTFVAEFPDYAALSNPLPMTAKEIQALLSGTEAMVLFSVTEKESYVFAITQDAFDWKSVPLGAEALSQKVARFRHGLDVSHASDASGKSGLFDLALANELYATLLGPVEALVKDKRSLLVAPAGALTALPFHLLVTEKPAAAIPETFDGYRDAAWLLKRQAVSVLPSVASLKSLRFVAHRAQSTKPMTGFGDPLFNPSPEGTGDNRAAGKPGATKSASRALVTSAYTDFWQGAGVDRARLAAALPQLPDTADELKAVAKDLGVSAGDIHLGSDASETTVKRLALADYGIIYFATHGLVAGDVRGVGEPSLVLSLPKQPSELDDGLLTSSEVAQLKLNADWVVLSACNTIAGDKPGAEALSGLARSFFYAGARALLVSHWSVDSEAATRLTTSTFDRLKADPRLGRAEALRQAMLAYLNDASSPRNAYPAFWGPYALIGEGAPR; encoded by the coding sequence ATGAAACCGCGCAATCGATTACCTCTTGTGCTGTGGCTCGCGCTGATCGCGAGCACCGGCTTCAGCGCGCCGTCGTCGGCGCAAAAAGGCGAGACGGCGGCACTCAGCGCCAAAATCGCCGAGCTCAGCCGGGCCGGAAAATATGCCGAAGCAACCACGCTGGCGCAGCATCAGCTGGAGACCCTGGAGAAGACCCGCGGTCCCCTTGATCGCGATGTCGCAGGCGCGCTGAACAATCTGGCGGATCTCTATGGCCACCAAGGCAGGGACGCCGAGGCCGAACCGTTGCTCAAGCGGTCGATCGCGATCCTGGAGCAGGCGGCCGGTCTCGACTCATCCGCGATGGCCCCCGAATTGAACAATCTGGCGGCGCTGTACCAGCGACAGGAGCGCTATGCCGAGGCCGAACCGTTGTTCAAGCGGGCGCTGACGCTGCGCGAAAAATCGCTTCCACAAAACCATCCCGATGTCGGGCAGTCGCTGAACAATCTGGCGACGCTGTATGAGAAGCAGGGACGCCATGCCGATTCCGAGCCGCTGTTCAGGCGCGCGCTTGGGATCTACGAAAAAGCGGCTGGACCGGAGCATCCCGCGGTCGCGACGCTGCTGAACAATCTCGGCCAGGTCGACAAGGCGCAAGGCCGCTACGCCGAGGCCGAGCCGCTGATCAAGCGGTCGCTTGCGATCCGCGAGAAAGTGCTCGGCCGCGATCATCCCGATGTCGCGCGTTCGCTGAACAATCTGGCGGACTTTTATGAGCGGCAGAGCCGTTACGCGGATGCCGAGCCGCTGTATCAGCGCGCGGTGGCGATCCGCCAAAGCGCGCTCGGCGCCGATCATCCGGATCTTGCGATGTCGCTGAACAATATGGCCTCGCTCTATCAGGCGGAGGGACGCACGGCCGATGCACTGCCGATCGTGGAACAAACGATCGGCAACGGCCGGACGCAGCCGCGCGTCGCGCTCGCCGTGTTGTTGTCGGCGCAGCGGCAACAATTGATGCCGGCCGAAAAGGCGCTCGACGATGCGCTCAACGCGGTCCAGCGCGGCACCCAGTCATCGGCCGCTTCCGCGGTCAACAAGCTGGCGGTGCGGCTGGCGGCCGGGACCGATCGTCTCGCGCAACTGGTGCGCAGGGATCAGGACCTCGCCGCGGAGGCGGAAATGCTCGACAAGGCGATCATTGCCTCGGTGTCCAAAGAGCGGTCGAAGCGCGATGCCGCAGCCGAGCAGCGGAGCAGGGAACGCCTTGCCGCTGTTTCCGCGGAACGTGCGGGTCTGCAAAAAACCTTCGTGGCCGAATTCCCCGACTATGCCGCCCTGTCGAATCCGCTGCCGATGACGGCGAAGGAGATTCAGGCGCTGTTGTCAGGCACTGAGGCCATGGTGCTGTTCTCGGTCACGGAAAAAGAAAGCTATGTCTTTGCGATCACGCAGGACGCGTTTGACTGGAAGTCCGTTCCGCTCGGCGCCGAGGCCTTGTCGCAGAAGGTTGCGCGGTTCCGCCACGGCCTTGATGTCAGTCACGCCAGCGATGCGTCCGGCAAGTCCGGACTGTTCGATCTGGCGCTTGCCAACGAGCTGTATGCGACCCTGCTGGGTCCGGTCGAGGCGCTGGTCAAGGACAAGCGCAGTCTGCTGGTCGCGCCCGCGGGCGCGCTGACGGCGCTGCCGTTCCACCTGCTGGTGACGGAAAAACCCGCGGCGGCGATCCCGGAAACATTCGATGGCTATCGCGACGCAGCCTGGCTGCTGAAGCGGCAGGCGGTGTCGGTATTGCCCTCTGTTGCGAGTCTGAAATCGCTGCGCTTCGTTGCGCACCGGGCTCAAAGCACAAAACCGATGACCGGTTTCGGCGATCCGCTGTTCAACCCGTCGCCGGAGGGCACTGGTGATAATCGCGCCGCCGGCAAACCGGGTGCCACCAAGTCTGCGTCCCGGGCGCTGGTGACATCGGCCTATACCGACTTCTGGCAGGGCGCCGGCGTCGACCGCGCCAGGCTCGCGGCAGCCTTGCCGCAACTGCCCGACACCGCCGACGAACTCAAGGCGGTCGCAAAAGATCTCGGCGTTTCCGCCGGCGATATTCATCTGGGCAGCGACGCCAGCGAAACCACGGTCAAGCGCCTGGCCCTCGCCGATTACGGCATCATCTATTTCGCGACCCATGGCCTCGTCGCCGGCGATGTAAGGGGTGTCGGCGAACCTTCGCTGGTGCTGAGCCTGCCGAAACAACCGAGCGAACTCGACGACGGCCTGCTCACCTCGAGCGAAGTCGCGCAATTGAAGCTCAATGCCGATTGGGTGGTGTTGTCCGCGTGCAATACCATCGCCGGCGACAAGCCCGGCGCCGAAGCGCTGTCGGGTCTCGCGCGATCGTTCTTCTATGCCGGTGCAAGAGCATTGCTGGTCTCGCACTGGTCGGTCGATTCGGAAGCGGCCACCCGCTTGACCACATCGACCTTCGATCGTCTCAAGGCCGATCCCCGGCTCGGCCGCGCCGAGGCGCTGCGTCAGGCCATGCTGGCCTATCTCAACGATGCCTCATCGCCCAGGAATGCCTATCCGGCGTTCTGGGGTCCATACGCCCTCATTGGCGAAGGGGCGCCCCGTTAA
- a CDS encoding DUF2470 domain-containing protein has protein sequence MQPPPDFNASRLARSLLRRSRQGALATLMVGSGDPYCSLVNVASHADASPILLISRLALHTKNIIGDSRVSLMLDERAAGDPLEGARIMLAGRAEEATGDQSALLRRRYLNAHPSAEGFVEFKDFSFFRIAPSGAHLVAGFGRIVDLKPGQFLTDISDAEALLEAEPGAIQHMNEDHREAMNLYATKLLGADSADWTCTGCDPDGIDMQVDGKTLRLDFPERVTSGMALRKMLVRLAGEARAKD, from the coding sequence ATGCAACCGCCCCCCGATTTTAACGCTTCCAGGCTGGCCCGCTCGCTGCTCCGGCGCAGCCGGCAGGGGGCGCTGGCGACCCTGATGGTTGGCAGTGGCGACCCCTATTGCTCGCTGGTCAATGTCGCCAGCCACGCCGATGCGTCACCGATCCTGCTGATTTCGCGGCTGGCGCTGCACACCAAGAACATCATTGGCGATAGCAGGGTGTCGCTGATGCTCGACGAGCGGGCCGCGGGCGACCCGTTGGAGGGTGCCCGGATCATGCTGGCGGGCCGGGCCGAGGAGGCCACGGGCGATCAATCCGCGTTGTTGCGCCGGCGCTACCTCAACGCGCATCCGTCGGCGGAAGGCTTTGTGGAGTTCAAGGATTTCTCCTTCTTCCGGATCGCGCCCTCGGGCGCCCATCTGGTCGCCGGCTTTGGGCGGATCGTAGACCTCAAGCCTGGGCAGTTTTTGACCGATATTTCGGACGCGGAGGCGCTGCTGGAAGCCGAGCCGGGCGCGATCCAGCACATGAACGAGGATCACCGCGAGGCGATGAACCTCTATGCGACAAAACTGCTCGGCGCCGACAGCGCGGACTGGACATGCACTGGCTGCGACCCCGACGGGATCGACATGCAGGTGGACGGCAAGACGCTGCGGCTGGATTTCCCGGAACGGGTCACCAGCGGCATGGCATTGCGCAAGATGCTGGTCAGGCTGGCGGGTGAGGCCCGGGCCAAGGACTAG
- a CDS encoding glycogen/starch/alpha-glucan phosphorylase: protein MQEQSFPGSHPALNQPIDELALAEIKSAILTKLRLAIGKDAGMATKRDWYKAAALALRDRIVHRWLMAEKQSYDEGRKRVYYLSLEFLIGRLFTDALNNMGLLPVFEAALGDLGVGLGELRKCEPDAALGNGGLGRLAACFMESMATLAIPAIGYGIRYDFGLFRQIIAHGWQHEYPDEWLGCGNPWEFQRPEVVYNIHFGGHVEHSDDRGRDRATWHPAETVEAMAYDTPIVGWRGQHVNALRLWSAHAPDPLKLDIFNSGDYLGAVAEEARAESICKFLYPNDESAAGRELRLRQEYFFVSASLQDLVKRHLAADGQLRSLASKVAVQLNDTHPSLAVTELMRILVDLHNFRWDEAWKITVATLSYTNHTLLPEALETWPVELFERLLPRNLEIIYRINVAHLALADQRCPGDIDFRASVSLIDEKSGRRVRMGQLAFVGSHRINGVSAMHSDLMKETVFNDLNHLYPGRITNKTNGITFRRWLMLANPGLTDLIREACGEAVLDDFSRFEHLEARASDNSFQQRFRGVKHQNKLALARLIAERNNIMVDPSALFDVQIKRIHEYKRQLLNILEAVALYQAIKDEPQRNWVPRVKIFAGKAAASYRYAKLIIKLINDVAEIVNNDPDIAGRLKVVFLADYNVSLAEMIIPAADLSEQISTAGMEASGTGNMKLALNGALTIGTLDGANIEIRDHVGEENIAIFGMEAGDVMIRRKQGLDASDVIGRSPRLARAISAIESGAFSPDDRTRFQSIGHALRYLDHYMVSADFDSYYDAQRGIDARWQVMPAWTRASILNVARMPWFSSDRTIREYAEEIWNVPVHPASPRLLQEPGAQRGATR, encoded by the coding sequence GTGCAAGAACAATCTTTCCCAGGAAGCCATCCCGCGCTGAACCAGCCGATCGACGAGCTGGCGCTGGCCGAGATCAAAAGCGCGATCCTCACCAAGCTGCGGCTGGCGATCGGCAAGGACGCCGGGATGGCGACCAAACGCGACTGGTACAAGGCGGCGGCGCTGGCGTTGCGGGACCGCATCGTGCACCGCTGGTTGATGGCCGAAAAGCAGAGCTACGACGAGGGCCGCAAGCGGGTCTATTATCTCTCGCTCGAATTCCTGATCGGCCGCCTGTTCACCGACGCGCTGAACAATATGGGTTTGCTGCCGGTGTTCGAGGCGGCGCTAGGCGATCTCGGCGTCGGCCTTGGCGAGCTGCGCAAATGCGAGCCGGATGCCGCACTCGGCAATGGCGGTCTCGGGCGGCTCGCGGCCTGCTTCATGGAGAGCATGGCGACGCTGGCGATTCCCGCCATCGGCTACGGCATCCGTTACGATTTCGGCCTGTTCCGCCAGATCATCGCGCACGGCTGGCAGCACGAATATCCAGACGAGTGGCTCGGCTGCGGCAACCCCTGGGAATTCCAGCGGCCGGAGGTGGTCTATAACATCCACTTCGGCGGCCATGTCGAACATAGCGACGACCGCGGCCGCGACCGCGCGACCTGGCATCCGGCGGAAACCGTGGAGGCCATGGCCTATGACACGCCGATCGTGGGCTGGCGCGGCCAGCACGTCAACGCGCTGCGGCTGTGGTCGGCGCACGCGCCTGACCCGCTCAAGCTCGACATCTTCAACTCCGGCGACTATCTCGGCGCAGTCGCCGAGGAAGCGCGCGCGGAATCGATCTGCAAGTTCCTGTACCCGAATGACGAGAGTGCCGCGGGCCGCGAGCTGCGGCTGCGCCAGGAATATTTCTTCGTCTCCGCTTCGCTGCAGGATCTGGTCAAGCGGCACCTTGCCGCCGACGGGCAGTTGCGCAGCCTGGCGTCCAAGGTCGCGGTGCAGCTCAACGACACCCATCCGAGTCTGGCCGTCACCGAGCTGATGCGCATCCTGGTCGACCTGCACAATTTCCGCTGGGACGAGGCGTGGAAGATCACGGTGGCGACGCTGTCCTATACCAACCACACGCTGCTGCCGGAGGCGCTCGAGACCTGGCCGGTCGAACTGTTCGAACGGCTGCTGCCGCGCAATCTCGAGATCATCTACCGCATCAATGTCGCGCATCTGGCGCTGGCCGACCAGCGCTGTCCCGGCGACATCGATTTCAGGGCCTCGGTGTCGTTGATCGACGAGAAGTCTGGCCGCCGGGTGCGGATGGGGCAACTGGCGTTCGTCGGCTCGCATCGCATCAACGGCGTCTCGGCGATGCATTCCGACCTGATGAAGGAGACCGTATTCAACGATCTCAACCATCTTTATCCGGGACGCATCACCAACAAGACCAATGGCATCACCTTCCGCCGCTGGCTGATGCTGGCCAATCCGGGGCTGACCGACCTGATCCGCGAGGCCTGCGGCGAGGCCGTGCTCGACGATTTCTCGCGCTTCGAACATCTCGAAGCCCGCGCCAGCGACAATTCGTTCCAGCAGCGTTTCCGCGGCGTCAAGCACCAGAACAAGCTGGCGTTGGCGCGGCTGATCGCCGAGCGCAACAACATCATGGTCGATCCGTCGGCGCTGTTCGACGTCCAGATCAAGCGCATCCACGAATACAAGCGGCAGCTGCTCAATATCCTCGAGGCGGTCGCGTTGTATCAGGCGATCAAGGACGAACCCCAGCGCAACTGGGTGCCGCGGGTAAAAATCTTCGCCGGCAAGGCGGCGGCGAGCTATCGCTACGCCAAGCTGATCATCAAGCTGATCAACGACGTCGCCGAGATCGTCAACAACGATCCCGACATCGCCGGACGGCTGAAGGTCGTGTTCCTCGCCGACTACAATGTCAGCCTGGCCGAAATGATCATTCCCGCCGCCGACCTTTCCGAGCAGATTTCGACCGCGGGCATGGAGGCTTCCGGCACCGGCAACATGAAGCTGGCGCTGAACGGCGCGCTGACCATCGGCACGCTGGACGGCGCCAATATCGAAATCCGCGATCATGTCGGCGAGGAGAATATCGCGATCTTCGGCATGGAGGCCGGCGACGTCATGATACGGCGCAAGCAGGGGCTCGACGCCAGCGACGTGATCGGCCGCTCGCCGCGGCTGGCGCGGGCGATCAGCGCGATCGAGAGCGGCGCCTTCTCGCCCGACGACCGCACCCGGTTCCAATCGATCGGGCACGCGCTGCGCTATCTCGACCACTACATGGTCAGCGCCGACTTCGATTCCTACTACGACGCCCAGCGCGGCATCGACGCGCGCTGGCAGGTGATGCCGGCCTGGACACGCGCCTCGATCCTCAACGTCGCGCGAATGCCGTGGTTCTCCTCGGACCGCACCATCCGCGAATATGCCGAGGAAATCTGGAACGTGCCGGTACATCCGGCCTCGCCGCGATTGTTGCAGGAGCCGGGCGCACAGCGCGGGGCGACGCGATAG
- a CDS encoding RNA polymerase sigma factor region1.1 domain-containing protein, with protein sequence MELQSMIRRAIELGRPTGFITFDQLNELVPSATTEPEDIEAIMEALSDEGINIVD encoded by the coding sequence ATGGAGTTGCAGAGCATGATCCGGAGAGCCATCGAGCTTGGTCGCCCGACAGGCTTCATCACCTTCGATCAACTCAACGAGCTGGTACCCTCGGCCACGACCGAGCCGGAAGATATCGAAGCCATCATGGAGGCTTTGAGCGACGAGGGAATAAATATTGTAGATTAG
- a CDS encoding phosphoenolpyruvate carboxykinase: MQETGVHNGAFGADKFGLKNLGGVNWNFGAPQLYEHALRAGEAVVSADGALCADTGVFTGRSPKDKFTVRDATTDKNMWWAGNQSITSDQFATLYADFLKHAEGMTLFAQDLYGGADPSHRIKTRVFTELAWHSLFIRTLLIRPEASELESFVPELTIIDLPSFRADPKRHGCKSENVVAIDFARKIVLIGGSYYAGEMKKSVFTTLNYYLPEKGVMPMHCSANVGPDGDSAIFFGLSGTGKTTLSADPKRTLIGDDEHGWGEDGIFNFEGGCYAKCIKLSKEAEPEIYAASKRFGAVLENVVLDQNTRVPDFDDGSKTENTRSAYPLDFIPNASRTGRAGHPKNVVMLAADAFGVMPPIAKLTPAQAMYHFLSGYTAKVAGTERGLGSEPQPEFSTCFGSPFLPRDPSVYGNLLRELIAKHNVDCWLVNTGWTGGKYGTGRRMPIKATRALLTAALDGSLRSADFRTDKYFGFAVPTSLPGVEPHILDPIKTWADKAEFDKTARALVGMFQKNFAKFESQVDAEVRAAAPEVKLAAE; this comes from the coding sequence GTGCAAGAGACGGGCGTGCATAACGGTGCCTTTGGCGCCGACAAATTCGGCTTAAAAAATCTTGGGGGCGTGAACTGGAACTTTGGCGCGCCCCAGCTTTACGAGCACGCGCTGCGTGCGGGCGAAGCCGTGGTCTCGGCCGATGGCGCGCTCTGCGCCGATACCGGCGTGTTCACCGGCCGCAGCCCGAAGGACAAGTTCACGGTTCGGGACGCGACCACCGACAAGAACATGTGGTGGGCCGGCAACCAGTCGATCACCTCGGACCAGTTCGCGACGCTTTACGCCGACTTCCTCAAGCACGCCGAAGGCATGACGCTGTTCGCGCAGGATCTCTATGGCGGCGCCGACCCGAGCCACCGCATCAAGACCCGCGTCTTTACCGAACTCGCCTGGCACTCGCTGTTCATCCGCACGCTGCTGATCCGCCCCGAGGCGTCGGAACTTGAAAGCTTCGTGCCGGAACTGACCATCATCGACCTGCCGAGCTTCCGCGCCGATCCCAAACGTCACGGCTGCAAATCCGAGAACGTCGTCGCGATCGATTTCGCCCGCAAGATCGTCCTGATCGGCGGGTCTTATTATGCCGGCGAGATGAAGAAGAGCGTGTTCACGACGCTGAACTATTATCTGCCCGAAAAGGGCGTGATGCCGATGCACTGCTCGGCCAATGTCGGCCCCGATGGCGACAGCGCGATCTTCTTTGGCCTGTCCGGCACCGGCAAGACCACGCTCTCGGCCGATCCCAAGCGCACGCTGATCGGCGACGACGAGCATGGCTGGGGCGAGGACGGCATCTTCAATTTCGAAGGCGGCTGCTACGCCAAATGCATCAAGCTGTCGAAGGAAGCCGAGCCCGAGATCTACGCCGCCAGCAAGCGCTTTGGCGCGGTGCTGGAAAACGTGGTGCTCGACCAGAACACCCGCGTGCCTGACTTCGACGACGGTTCGAAGACCGAGAACACCCGTTCGGCCTATCCGCTCGACTTCATCCCGAACGCCTCGCGGACCGGCCGCGCCGGTCACCCGAAGAACGTGGTGATGCTGGCGGCCGACGCCTTTGGCGTGATGCCGCCGATCGCGAAATTGACGCCGGCGCAGGCGATGTATCACTTCCTGTCCGGCTACACCGCAAAGGTCGCCGGCACCGAACGCGGCTTGGGCTCCGAGCCGCAGCCGGAATTCTCGACCTGCTTCGGCTCGCCGTTCCTGCCGCGCGACCCTTCCGTCTACGGCAACCTGCTGCGCGAATTGATCGCCAAACACAATGTCGACTGCTGGCTGGTCAACACCGGCTGGACCGGCGGCAAATACGGCACCGGCCGCCGCATGCCGATCAAGGCGACGCGGGCGCTGTTGACCGCAGCGCTCGACGGCTCGCTGCGATCAGCCGATTTCCGCACCGACAAGTACTTTGGCTTTGCGGTGCCGACCTCGCTGCCCGGCGTCGAGCCGCACATCCTCGATCCCATCAAGACCTGGGCCGACAAGGCCGAGTTCGACAAGACCGCCCGCGCGCTGGTCGGCATGTTCCAGAAGAACTTTGCCAAGTTCGAATCCCAAGTCGACGCCGAAGTCCGCGCCGCCGCACCGGAAGTGAAGCTCGCGGCGGAGTGA
- a CDS encoding thioesterase family protein — protein MLTKTPHLFDDATQVTAGDSRWQGKTSEDYWAFVGPFGGATAATILRALIDHPQRSGDPLSLTVNYCAPIAAGAFDLDVRLVKANRSTQHWCVEMTQGGSDVATLATAVFAERRPSWSHPQASFPGAKPYEQTLPYAKVAAAWVKQYDFRFVEGEPNFEGTPTSAPPNAYSKLWIGDRVPRKIDALSLVAMSDAFFGRVFHARRTLVPFGTVSLTTYFHADAVDLAAEDITRVLAVADAKIFHKSYGDQNGELWSPSGRLLATTTQIAYFKA, from the coding sequence ATGCTCACCAAAACCCCACACCTGTTCGACGACGCCACACAAGTCACCGCCGGCGACAGCCGCTGGCAGGGAAAGACCAGCGAGGATTACTGGGCCTTTGTCGGCCCGTTCGGCGGCGCCACCGCCGCCACCATCCTGCGGGCGCTGATCGACCATCCGCAACGATCGGGCGATCCGCTGTCGCTCACCGTCAATTACTGTGCGCCGATCGCGGCCGGCGCCTTCGATCTCGACGTCCGGCTGGTGAAGGCCAACCGCTCGACACAGCATTGGTGCGTTGAGATGACGCAGGGCGGCAGCGACGTCGCGACGCTTGCAACCGCGGTGTTCGCCGAACGACGGCCGTCATGGTCGCACCCGCAGGCGTCGTTTCCGGGCGCGAAGCCGTACGAGCAGACGCTGCCTTACGCAAAAGTCGCGGCGGCCTGGGTCAAGCAATACGACTTTCGCTTCGTCGAGGGCGAACCGAATTTCGAGGGCACGCCGACATCGGCGCCGCCGAACGCCTACTCCAAATTATGGATCGGCGACCGCGTGCCGCGGAAAATCGACGCGCTGTCACTGGTGGCGATGTCGGACGCGTTCTTCGGCCGCGTCTTTCACGCCCGGCGCACATTGGTGCCGTTCGGCACGGTATCGCTGACGACCTATTTTCACGCCGATGCCGTCGATCTCGCCGCCGAGGACATCACGCGCGTGCTCGCGGTGGCCGACGCCAAGATTTTCCACAAGTCTTACGGCGACCAGAACGGCGAATTGTGGTCACCGTCCGGACGCCTGCTCGCCACCACGACGCAGATCGCGTATTTCAAGGCGTAG
- a CDS encoding response regulator transcription factor, translating to MPTIALVDDDRNILTSVSIALEAEGYRIMTYTDGASALDGFRTSPPDLAILDIKMPRMDGMETLRRLRQKSDLPVIFLTSKDEEIDELFGLKMGADDFIRKPFSQRLLVERVKAVLRRGQPKDPTAAPKEPDARALDRGLLRMDPERHTCTWKNEPVTLTVTEFLILQALATRPGVVKSRNALMDAAYDDQVYVDDRTIDSHIKRLRKKFKVVDDDFEMIETLYGVGYRFKEA from the coding sequence ATGCCCACAATCGCCCTGGTCGACGACGACCGCAACATTCTGACATCCGTCTCGATCGCGCTCGAAGCCGAAGGCTATCGCATCATGACCTATACGGATGGAGCCTCGGCGCTGGACGGTTTCCGCACCTCACCACCGGATCTTGCGATCCTCGATATCAAGATGCCGCGCATGGACGGCATGGAGACGCTGCGGCGGCTGCGGCAGAAATCCGATCTGCCGGTGATTTTTCTCACCTCCAAGGATGAGGAGATCGACGAATTGTTCGGCCTCAAGATGGGCGCCGACGATTTCATCCGCAAGCCGTTCTCGCAGCGCCTGCTGGTCGAGCGCGTCAAAGCCGTGCTCCGCCGTGGCCAGCCCAAGGATCCGACCGCCGCTCCCAAGGAGCCGGACGCAAGGGCGCTGGACCGCGGCCTGTTACGGATGGATCCGGAGCGTCACACCTGCACCTGGAAGAACGAGCCGGTGACGCTGACGGTCACGGAATTCCTGATCCTGCAGGCCCTGGCGACCAGGCCCGGCGTGGTGAAAAGCCGCAATGCGCTGATGGACGCGGCCTATGACGACCAGGTCTATGTCGACGACCGCACCATCGACAGCCACATCAAGCGGCTGCGCAAGAAGTTCAAGGTGGTGGACGACGATTTCGAGATGATCGAGACGCTGTACGGCGTCGGCTATCGCTTCAAGGAAGCCTGA
- the rocF gene encoding arginase, whose product MSEPDAKQPRIALLGIPIEIGSSQAGTLMGPAALRTAGIARVLDQLGFCVEDHGDLAISGVSSDGPPPANAKFYDEVKTWIRILSERSFALARSGAIPIFMGGDHSLSMGSVNGVARHWQEKGRPLFVLWLDAHADYNTPATTVTGNMHGMSAAFLCGEPGLDGLLGDQPRASITPDQLDLFGIRSIDPLEKKLIRDRPIAMADMRAIDEHGVGVLIRRVIERVKARNGVLHVSFDVDFLDPAVAPGVGTTVPGGATYREAHLIMELLHDSGLVRSVDIVELNPFLDERGRTARVAVELIGSLFGLQITDRPTPSNAVFPD is encoded by the coding sequence ATGTCCGAACCCGACGCCAAACAGCCCCGCATCGCCCTGCTCGGCATCCCCATCGAAATCGGCTCCTCGCAAGCGGGCACGCTGATGGGGCCGGCGGCGCTGCGCACCGCCGGCATCGCGCGGGTGCTCGACCAGTTGGGATTCTGCGTCGAGGATCACGGCGATCTCGCAATATCGGGGGTGTCGTCGGACGGGCCGCCACCGGCAAATGCCAAATTCTATGATGAGGTGAAAACCTGGATACGGATCCTTAGCGAACGTTCCTTTGCGCTGGCCCGTTCCGGCGCCATCCCGATCTTCATGGGTGGCGATCACTCTCTCTCGATGGGATCGGTGAACGGCGTCGCGCGCCACTGGCAGGAGAAGGGCCGGCCGCTGTTCGTGCTGTGGCTCGATGCCCATGCCGACTACAACACGCCGGCGACGACCGTCACCGGCAATATGCACGGCATGTCGGCCGCGTTCCTGTGCGGCGAACCCGGCCTCGACGGCCTGCTCGGCGACCAGCCCCGCGCCTCAATCACGCCCGACCAGCTCGATCTGTTCGGCATCCGCTCGATCGACCCGCTGGAAAAGAAGCTCATTCGCGATCGTCCGATCGCGATGGCCGACATGCGCGCGATCGACGAGCACGGCGTCGGCGTGTTGATAAGGCGCGTGATCGAACGGGTGAAAGCGCGGAACGGCGTTCTGCATGTCAGTTTCGACGTCGACTTTCTCGATCCGGCGGTCGCACCGGGTGTCGGCACCACGGTCCCGGGCGGCGCCACCTACCGCGAAGCCCATCTGATCATGGAGTTGCTGCATGATTCCGGACTGGTGCGGTCGGTCGACATCGTCGAACTCAATCCGTTCCTCGACGAACGCGGCCGCACCGCGCGGGTCGCGGTGGAACTGATCGGCAGCCTGTTCGGGCTGCAGATCACCGACCGGCCGACACCGAGCAACGCGGTATTCCCGGACTAA